The Ignicoccus islandicus DSM 13165 sequence TCCTAAGAAAGCACCGATAAGCTCACCGTTTCCCTTAAATTTATTCTTTATAGCGTTGTATACCAAATATCCGACCCACCCATCTACTATTGCCATATTGAGTAAGTTAGCACCGAGGGCAGTAATTCCACCATCGTGAAAGACTAAACATTGAGTTGTAATTACCATTGACATCGCGACGAAGCCTAACCATGGACCCAATAGAATGTAAGCCAGGGCCCCCCCCACGAAGTGCAAGCTAGTACCTCCTGGAAGAGGCCAGTTCAGCATTTGAGCCACGAAGATAGCTGCTGCTAGTAAAGTGGCCTTTGAAACGTTTTGCGGAGCCCATAAGTTGCCTTCCCTGATCTTCTTTATAGTTAGGTAAGCGTAGGCAATCGCAACAACGTATGTTAGAAGTACCCAGAGCGGACTCAAGTAGCCGTCAGGTATGTGCACAAATTTCACCAACTCGTGTACAAAATGTCATGCTTAAAAAGATTTTTAATATAAATATAAGGTTCTAATAAGAACCATTAGCAGTTGTTAAGCGAAAGGCATTCGACCTTAATAATGGAATAGAAAAGGAATATGCAGTTTATCACTCTAAATGTAAAAACGCGTTAAACTCGTTAAATGAAATTAGGGAGCAATTACGACCAATAGACTTCGTCACTCAATTAGCTATTCCTCTAAGGCGTTTTCTGAACGCTTCCATCCATTCCTCGTTAAGCTCGTCGTTATTCCAAGATGACGGATCTGAAACGCCTTTCACGTATAGGTAAAGAGTTCTCACAACTCCGTTCTCGTCTTGGAATCCTCTTCTAGCAATAGGCATCCAGTTAGGAATAGGTATCTCAAGCGTTACTATTCGAGTGCCGTCCTTAACTTCTTTCTCTAGCTTCCTTACTAAATAGTCTCTAATGACATCGTAGTATATGTAAAGGTATATGACTGTAGCTACGGATAAATCCACCTCAGTGAAGTCACCTTCAATAAACTCCACTCTGTTCGAAACGCCGTATTCGGATGCCTTCTTCCTCGAAATCGCCACCAATGCGCTATCGATTTCAACTCCAATTCCCTTACACCCGCTTAGCTTGGAGGTCAATACAACTATCCTCCCATCTCCCGAGCCTAGGTCAATCAGTACATCGTTGGGCGTTACTTTGGCGAGTTCTACTATCTTCTCTGCCGTTTTTACTGGACTAGCGATGTACGGAACCAACTTCTTCAAGGTAACTCCACCAAAACGACTAATTCCTTGTCTCCGATCCTTCGGGAAACGTTCTTGAGCGCGTCTTCCCCTTCTACTATTACTATTGCGTTATACTTCCCGATGGTCTTAATCACTTTAACGTTTTGGAGACCTTCCAGCCTATCTACGTCACCGCCCTTAAGCAGTAAAACGTATCGAGTTAGCTCCTTTACTATGTCAGGTAGTATGTATCCTATGTCTTTTATGGACGCAATTTTACCTTTCCAAACAACTAGTTTGTCCGTGTTGTTGGTTCTCATAAGCCTTACAGCGCACTCTAGGTCGGTTAAGGGATCGGTAGTGATGAC is a genomic window containing:
- a CDS encoding energy-coupling factor ABC transporter permease: MHIPDGYLSPLWVLLTYVVAIAYAYLTIKKIREGNLWAPQNVSKATLLAAAIFVAQMLNWPLPGGTSLHFVGGALAYILLGPWLGFVAMSMVITTQCLVFHDGGITALGANLLNMAIVDGWVGYLVYNAIKNKFKGNGELIGAFLGAWFGITLAGFVCGIEIGLSPLFPFGVEISVPVMTVWHFFLGIIEGLITMIAVKTARESDFWNPI
- a CDS encoding methyltransferase domain-containing protein, with the translated sequence MKKLVPYIASPVKTAEKIVELAKVTPNDVLIDLGSGDGRIVVLTSKLSGCKGIGVEIDSALVAISRKKASEYGVSNRVEFIEGDFTEVDLSVATVIYLYIYYDVIRDYLVRKLEKEVKDGTRIVTLEIPIPNWMPIARRGFQDENGVVRTLYLYVKGVSDPSSWNNDELNEEWMEAFRKRLRGIAN